One part of the Triticum urartu cultivar G1812 unplaced genomic scaffold, Tu2.1 TuUngrouped_contig_4491, whole genome shotgun sequence genome encodes these proteins:
- the LOC125527905 gene encoding cytochrome b-c1 complex subunit 8-1, mitochondrial-like, whose translation MGKMPVRMKAVVYALSPFQQQVMPGLWKDITTKIHHKVSENWISATLLITPVVGTYQYAMWYKEQEKLSHRY comes from the exons ATGGGGAAGATGCCGGTGCGGATGAAGGCGGTGGTGTACGCGCTGTCGCCGTTCCAGCAGCAGGTGATGCCGGGCCTGTGGAAGGACATCACCACCAAGATCCACCACAAGGTCTCCGAGAACTGGATCTCCGCCACGCTCCTCATCACCCCCGTCGTCGGCACCTACCA GTATGCGATGTGGTACAAGGAGCAGGAGAAGCTGTCCCACAGATACTAA